One Hypomesus transpacificus isolate Combined female chromosome 16, fHypTra1, whole genome shotgun sequence genomic window carries:
- the LOC124478643 gene encoding uncharacterized protein LOC124478643 isoform X1 has translation MNHNVILKSLLMLMFILQVRLDEPNLASKVTGTLGKDVKLNFIFKNISRENISSVTLNKGEKVNKKISDCVQQGHSNCSQNQHCILNVASKEASFCIQNLTLEHGGVYWATLFSKNKQTPLLHSNKLSLHLNIENHTTVPPQSIHTTEGPTTSNINIFYIILAGLVVPIIVFISGLLVWFCWILLHSDPSQQNDLAAKSQMTEENSKATVAVHSVEYGILDFHSHHTGGEGPNHRPDIVIRSTDSVEYAAITFQRPQQGLVGDKADLYSSTHHII, from the exons ATGAACCACAACGTCATCTTAAAATCCCTCTTAATGCTTATGTTCATTTTGCAAGTGCGGCTTGATG AACCAAACTTGGCATCAAAGGTAACAGGAACCCTGGGCAAAGATGTAAAACTCAATTTCATCTTCAAGAACATCTCCAGAGAGAACATCTCAAGTGTTACACTTAACAAAGGCGAAAAAGTCAACAAAAAGATCTCTGATTGTGTTCAGCAGGGTCACAGCAACTGCTCACAAAACCAGCACTGCATCTTGAACGTAGCTTCTAAAGAGGCTTCTTTCTGCATCCAAAATCTGACATTAGAACACGGTGGAGTTTATTGGGCTACTTTATTCTCCAAGAACAAACAAACCCCACTACTACACAGCAACAAGTTATCTTTGCACCTGAACATAGAGAACCATACCACAG TGCCTCCACAAAGCATTCACACCACAGAGGGTCCCACCACAAGCAACATAAACATATTTTACATCATCCTTGCTGGACTTGTAGTGCCAATAATTGTGTTCATCTCTGGACTGCTTGTTTGGTTCTGCTGGATCCTTTTGCACTCAG ATCCCAGCCAGCAAAATGACCTTGCAGCAAAGTCACAG ATGACAGAGGAGAATTCCAAAGCCACTGTTGCTGTGCATTCAGTGGAGTATGGCATACTGGACTTCCACAGTCACCACACGGGAGGAGAGGGCCCCAATCATAGGCCAGACATCGTGATTAGATCTACAGATTCAGTCGAGTATGCAGCCATCACCTTCCAACGACCACAACAGGGGCTTGTGGGAGATAAGGCCGATTTGTACAGCAGCACACATCACATCATTTGA
- the LOC124478643 gene encoding uncharacterized protein LOC124478643 isoform X2, with amino-acid sequence MNHNVILKSLLMLMFILQVRLDEPNLASKQGHSNCSQNQHCILNVASKEASFCIQNLTLEHGGVYWATLFSKNKQTPLLHSNKLSLHLNIENHTTVPPQSIHTTEGPTTSNINIFYIILAGLVVPIIVFISGLLVWFCWILLHSDPSQQNDLAAKSQMTEENSKATVAVHSVEYGILDFHSHHTGGEGPNHRPDIVIRSTDSVEYAAITFQRPQQGLVGDKADLYSSTHHII; translated from the exons ATGAACCACAACGTCATCTTAAAATCCCTCTTAATGCTTATGTTCATTTTGCAAGTGCGGCTTGATG AACCAAACTTGGCATCAAAG CAGGGTCACAGCAACTGCTCACAAAACCAGCACTGCATCTTGAACGTAGCTTCTAAAGAGGCTTCTTTCTGCATCCAAAATCTGACATTAGAACACGGTGGAGTTTATTGGGCTACTTTATTCTCCAAGAACAAACAAACCCCACTACTACACAGCAACAAGTTATCTTTGCACCTGAACATAGAGAACCATACCACAG TGCCTCCACAAAGCATTCACACCACAGAGGGTCCCACCACAAGCAACATAAACATATTTTACATCATCCTTGCTGGACTTGTAGTGCCAATAATTGTGTTCATCTCTGGACTGCTTGTTTGGTTCTGCTGGATCCTTTTGCACTCAG ATCCCAGCCAGCAAAATGACCTTGCAGCAAAGTCACAG ATGACAGAGGAGAATTCCAAAGCCACTGTTGCTGTGCATTCAGTGGAGTATGGCATACTGGACTTCCACAGTCACCACACGGGAGGAGAGGGCCCCAATCATAGGCCAGACATCGTGATTAGATCTACAGATTCAGTCGAGTATGCAGCCATCACCTTCCAACGACCACAACAGGGGCTTGTGGGAGATAAGGCCGATTTGTACAGCAGCACACATCACATCATTTGA